The following are encoded in a window of Sinorhizobium sojae CCBAU 05684 genomic DNA:
- the cheD gene encoding chemoreceptor glutamine deamidase CheD encodes MTTEAAGRRVHVIQGEFKVVNDPDIVLSTILGSCVAACMRDPVAGVGGMNHFLLPGSASSAASSGDATRYGVHLMELLINGLLKQGARRDRLEAKIFGGAKTIARFSNVGEQNAAFARQFLVDEGIRVVGESTGGEHGRKLEYWPVTGRARQYALTGVEAQRAIQLDQKPAPAPKPAENSIEFF; translated from the coding sequence ATGACAACGGAGGCTGCCGGCAGGCGTGTGCACGTCATTCAAGGCGAGTTCAAGGTTGTCAACGATCCGGATATCGTTCTCTCGACCATTCTCGGCTCCTGTGTGGCGGCTTGCATGCGCGATCCGGTGGCCGGAGTCGGCGGCATGAATCACTTCCTGCTGCCGGGATCCGCGAGTTCGGCGGCATCGAGCGGCGATGCCACACGCTATGGCGTGCATCTGATGGAGCTCCTCATCAACGGTCTCTTGAAACAGGGCGCGCGTCGCGATCGCCTCGAGGCAAAGATCTTCGGCGGCGCGAAGACGATTGCGCGCTTCTCGAATGTCGGCGAGCAGAACGCCGCTTTCGCACGCCAGTTCCTGGTTGACGAAGGGATCCGCGTCGTCGGCGAAAGCACGGGCGGCGAACATGGGCGCAAGCTCGAATATTGGCCGGTGACCGGCCGCGCCCGCCAATATGCCTTGACCGGTGTGGAAGCCCAGCGGGCGATCCAGCTCGACCAAAAACCCGCGCCCGCGCCGAAACCGGCGGAAAACTCGATCGAGTTCTTCTAA
- the cheB gene encoding protein-glutamate O-methylesterase CheB, translating into MTAPARVLVVDDSPTMRGLISAVLNADPEVRVVGQAADAFEARQAIKQLDPDVVTLDIEMPNMNGLEFLDKIMRLRPMPVIMVSTLTHKGAEATIAALEIGAFDCVGKPHAGDPNPFGGLVDKVKAAARSQRKAMITTNRTTMPAVSAASEYRAGRKIIAIGASTGGVEALIAVLQKFPPRCPPTMITQHMPHTFTKSFAERLNRLCAPTVEEATDGARLEVGKIYLAPGGEKHLQVANAVQPCCRLVDREPVNGHRPSVDVLFDSVAELAGRNAIGVILTGMGRDGAAGLLKMRHAGARTFGQNEKTCVVYGMPRVAYELGAVETQLPLGSIGEEILKAAAARKEGTE; encoded by the coding sequence ATGACCGCGCCCGCCCGTGTTCTCGTGGTCGACGACTCGCCCACCATGCGTGGCCTGATCTCGGCCGTGCTCAATGCCGATCCGGAGGTGAGGGTGGTCGGCCAGGCGGCGGATGCGTTCGAGGCGCGCCAGGCCATCAAGCAACTCGATCCCGATGTGGTCACCCTCGATATCGAGATGCCGAACATGAACGGCCTCGAGTTCCTCGACAAGATCATGCGGCTCAGGCCAATGCCGGTCATCATGGTATCGACGCTGACGCATAAGGGTGCGGAGGCGACGATCGCCGCCCTCGAAATCGGCGCTTTCGATTGTGTCGGCAAACCGCACGCCGGCGATCCGAATCCGTTCGGCGGGCTGGTCGACAAGGTGAAGGCGGCCGCGCGCTCGCAGCGCAAGGCGATGATCACCACGAACCGCACGACAATGCCGGCCGTCAGCGCCGCTTCCGAATACCGGGCGGGTCGCAAGATCATTGCCATCGGTGCCTCGACGGGGGGGGTGGAGGCATTGATCGCGGTGCTGCAGAAGTTTCCGCCCAGGTGCCCGCCGACGATGATCACCCAGCACATGCCGCACACCTTCACAAAGAGCTTTGCCGAACGGCTGAACAGGCTCTGTGCACCGACCGTCGAGGAGGCGACCGACGGCGCCCGGCTGGAAGTCGGCAAGATCTACCTGGCTCCCGGCGGCGAAAAGCACCTGCAAGTCGCGAACGCCGTTCAGCCATGCTGCCGGCTGGTCGACCGCGAGCCTGTCAACGGCCATCGCCCGTCGGTCGACGTGCTTTTCGATTCGGTCGCCGAATTGGCGGGGCGCAATGCAATCGGAGTCATCTTGACCGGCATGGGCCGCGATGGCGCAGCCGGTCTCCTGAAAATGCGGCACGCTGGTGCACGCACCTTCGGACAGAACGAAAAAACCTGTGTCGTCTACGGCATGCCGAGAGTTGCCTATGAATTGGGCGCTGTCGAAACGCAGCTCCCCCTCGGATCGATCGGGGAGGAGATACTCAAAGCGGCAGCAGCCCGGAAAGAAGGAACCGAATAA
- a CDS encoding FGGY-family carbohydrate kinase, producing the protein MKTVAVIDIGKTNAKVALVDLERFEEIAVRKIPNLVVAEGLYPHFDIERLWRFILASLAALHREHPVEAISVTTHGATAVLLDKAGGLAIPVLDYEFAGPDTLAVEYDEARPSFLETGSPRLPMGLNIGAQLFWQQRTFPERFANVASILTYAQYWSYRLTGIKTTELTSLGCHTDLWNPEAAAFSKLVEEQGWFPLFAPVLKAGEVIGGLLKPLAHETGLQQGLPVYCGIHDSNASLLPHLLTREAPFSVVSTGTWVIMLGVGGEAAELDEKRDTLINVDALGDPVPSARFMGGRAFSMLLGENPPPASPEAEARVLAAGHMLLPSVPGGSGPFPSASPRWTVEEKSLDPAERLAIVSFHLALMTATCLDLIGAKGEIVVEGPFAANAAYLRMLSAATGRPVSANRLSTTGTSLGAASLVAGARVRTGAEAFDEAIPPAYGEYASRWTRATAKHVEAGTRMKSPPLER; encoded by the coding sequence ATGAAGACCGTTGCCGTCATCGATATCGGCAAGACGAACGCCAAGGTGGCGCTCGTCGATCTTGAGCGTTTCGAGGAAATCGCCGTCCGCAAGATCCCCAATCTCGTAGTCGCCGAGGGGCTTTACCCGCATTTCGACATCGAACGGCTCTGGCGCTTCATTCTCGCGAGCCTCGCCGCCCTTCATCGCGAACACCCGGTGGAGGCGATATCCGTTACGACGCATGGTGCGACCGCGGTTCTGCTCGACAAGGCGGGCGGCCTCGCTATTCCGGTCTTGGATTATGAGTTTGCCGGGCCGGACACGCTCGCCGTGGAATATGATGAGGCACGCCCGTCCTTTTTGGAAACCGGCTCGCCCCGTCTGCCGATGGGTCTCAACATCGGCGCGCAGCTTTTCTGGCAGCAGCGCACCTTTCCCGAACGCTTCGCCAATGTCGCGTCGATCCTCACCTATGCCCAATATTGGTCCTACCGTCTCACCGGAATCAAAACCACCGAACTGACCTCGCTCGGCTGCCATACCGATCTCTGGAACCCCGAAGCGGCCGCCTTTTCCAAACTGGTCGAGGAGCAGGGGTGGTTTCCGCTCTTCGCGCCGGTACTCAAGGCGGGTGAGGTGATCGGCGGCCTGCTGAAGCCGCTAGCCCACGAGACTGGCCTGCAGCAGGGACTGCCCGTTTATTGCGGCATTCACGACTCGAACGCCTCCTTGCTGCCTCACCTGCTGACGCGCGAAGCGCCGTTCTCCGTCGTATCGACCGGAACCTGGGTGATCATGCTGGGCGTCGGCGGCGAGGCGGCCGAACTCGACGAGAAGCGCGACACGCTGATCAATGTTGACGCGCTCGGCGACCCGGTGCCCTCCGCGCGCTTCATGGGCGGCCGCGCCTTCTCGATGCTTCTCGGCGAGAATCCGCCGCCGGCGTCGCCCGAAGCCGAAGCGCGCGTGCTTGCGGCCGGCCACATGCTGTTGCCCTCAGTGCCGGGCGGCTCCGGGCCATTTCCCTCGGCAAGTCCTCGCTGGACGGTCGAGGAGAAGTCGCTCGATCCTGCCGAACGGCTAGCCATCGTCTCCTTCCACCTGGCCCTGATGACGGCGACCTGCCTCGATCTCATCGGCGCAAAGGGAGAGATTGTCGTCGAGGGCCCCTTCGCGGCCAATGCCGCCTATCTGCGCATGCTTTCGGCTGCGACCGGACGCCCGGTCTCTGCAAACAGGCTGAGCACGACGGGAACCAGCCTCGGTGCGGCCAGCCTCGTGGCGGGCGCCCGCGTCAGGACCGGCGCGGAGGCTTTCGACGAAGCAATTCCGCCGGCCTATGGAGAGTATGCGAGTCGGTGGACGCGAGCGACGGCAAAGCATGTCGAAGCCGGCACGCGCATGAAATCACCGCCGCTCGAGCGGTGA
- the cheT gene encoding chemotaxis protein CheT codes for MQTNCQSHTPHAEEALPEVLMRIVTELHDVAYLIERIEPQLLDSTTGGADVDRMMVFQGIDLAVQKTRGLAEFIDTITASIPDSWLVDVSTAVNLVKLADMKKALGNGTLRHGHSQPLTKASGDFEAF; via the coding sequence ATGCAGACCAATTGCCAGAGCCATACACCTCACGCGGAAGAAGCGTTGCCGGAAGTGCTGATGCGAATCGTCACGGAGCTCCACGACGTCGCCTATCTCATCGAGCGCATCGAACCCCAGCTTCTGGACAGTACGACCGGCGGTGCGGATGTCGACAGGATGATGGTATTCCAGGGCATCGACCTGGCGGTCCAGAAGACACGCGGCCTCGCTGAATTCATCGACACGATCACTGCCTCCATCCCCGACAGCTGGTTGGTGGATGTCAGCACGGCCGTCAATCTCGTCAAGCTGGCGGACATGAAGAAAGCCCTCGGAAACGGCACTCTTCGCCACGGCCACTCGCAGCCGCTAACGAAAGCTTCGGGTGATTTCGAGGCATTCTGA
- a CDS encoding response regulator — translation MKKRVLTVDDSRTIRNMLLVTLNNAGFETIQAEDGVEGLEVLESANPDVIVTDINMPRLDGFGFIEGVRKNDRYRAVPILVLTTESDAEKKNRARQAGATGWIVKPFDPTKLIDAIERVTA, via the coding sequence ATGAAGAAGAGAGTTCTGACTGTCGATGACTCCCGGACAATCCGGAACATGCTTCTTGTCACCCTCAACAATGCCGGGTTCGAAACGATCCAGGCGGAGGATGGCGTCGAGGGCCTGGAAGTGCTCGAAAGCGCCAATCCGGACGTCATCGTTACCGACATCAACATGCCCCGCCTCGACGGATTCGGCTTCATCGAGGGCGTTCGCAAGAACGACCGCTATCGGGCCGTGCCGATACTGGTGCTGACGACGGAAAGCGACGCCGAGAAGAAGAATCGCGCCCGGCAGGCAGGCGCCACCGGCTGGATCGTGAAGCCTTTCGACCCCACCAAGCTGATCGATGCGATCGAACGTGTAACGGCCTGA
- the cheR gene encoding protein-glutamate O-methyltransferase CheR, translated as MNFQATLEPKLSPDECLASGEYPLTRRDLNEIAAMIYADAGIYLNETKASLVYSRLSKHIRSLGLKGFRDYCQLVASPAGAPARRDMLSHLTTNFTRFFRENHHFEHLKTEVLPDLVARAKQGGRVRIWSAACSDGQEPYSIALTVLSLLPNAADYDFRILATDIDPKILALARAGCYDATALETVSPAMRKQWFKEVEVGGRSKWQIDDRVKRLITFNELNLMAQWPLKGPFDVIFCRNVVIYFDEPTQMKIWSRFASVLDSGGHLYIGHSERVSGDAKALFDNIGVTTYRHTGKFHGGRS; from the coding sequence ATGAATTTTCAGGCCACGCTCGAGCCGAAGCTCTCGCCGGACGAATGTCTCGCAAGCGGCGAATATCCGCTGACCCGTCGAGACCTCAACGAGATCGCGGCGATGATCTATGCGGATGCCGGCATCTATCTCAATGAGACCAAGGCGTCGCTCGTCTATTCTCGGCTGTCGAAGCATATCCGCAGCCTGGGGCTCAAAGGCTTCCGCGATTATTGCCAACTCGTCGCCTCGCCGGCGGGCGCGCCGGCGCGCCGCGACATGCTCTCGCACCTGACAACCAACTTCACCCGCTTCTTCCGCGAGAACCATCACTTCGAGCATCTGAAGACGGAGGTCTTGCCGGATCTAGTCGCGCGGGCAAAGCAGGGCGGCCGCGTGCGCATCTGGTCGGCGGCCTGTTCGGACGGGCAGGAGCCCTACTCGATCGCGCTCACGGTGCTGTCGTTGCTCCCAAATGCGGCGGACTACGACTTCCGCATCCTCGCGACCGACATCGATCCGAAGATCCTCGCGCTCGCCCGGGCCGGGTGCTACGACGCGACGGCCCTGGAGACGGTCAGCCCCGCCATGCGCAAGCAATGGTTCAAGGAGGTCGAAGTTGGCGGCCGGTCCAAGTGGCAGATCGACGACCGCGTCAAGCGGCTGATCACCTTCAACGAGCTCAACCTTATGGCGCAATGGCCGCTCAAAGGGCCGTTCGACGTGATCTTCTGCCGCAACGTCGTGATTTATTTCGACGAGCCGACGCAGATGAAGATCTGGTCGCGCTTCGCCAGCGTGCTCGACAGTGGAGGGCATCTCTACATCGGCCATTCGGAGCGCGTGTCCGGGGATGCCAAGGCGCTCTTCGACAATATCGGCGTCACCACCTATCGGCATACCGGAAAGTTCCATGGAGGTCGGTCATGA
- a CDS encoding response regulator, with translation MSIAEKIKVLIVDDQVTSRLLLGDALQQLGFKQITAAGDGEQGMKIMAQNPHHLVISDFNMPKMDGLGLLQAVRSNPTTKKAAFIILTAQGDRALVQKAAALGANNVLAKPFTIEKMKAAIEAVFGALK, from the coding sequence ATGTCCATCGCCGAAAAAATAAAAGTTCTGATCGTCGACGATCAGGTGACGAGTCGTCTGCTGCTCGGGGATGCCTTGCAGCAGTTGGGCTTCAAGCAGATCACAGCCGCCGGTGACGGGGAACAGGGCATGAAGATCATGGCCCAGAACCCGCACCATCTGGTCATCTCGGACTTCAACATGCCCAAGATGGACGGCCTAGGCCTGCTGCAGGCGGTGCGATCGAACCCGACCACCAAGAAGGCCGCCTTCATCATCCTCACGGCACAGGGCGACCGGGCATTGGTTCAGAAGGCGGCGGCGCTCGGTGCCAACAACGTGCTGGCGAAGCCCTTCACGATCGAAAAGATGAAGGCCGCGATCGAAGCCGTGTTCGGGGCGCTGAAATGA
- a CDS encoding globin-coupled sensor protein — protein MKQETSEQARKGQAGSLLDRLRFAGLDENVCTLLRDHRQALSPRIELALRDLFQRLQTHPDAARHFDSDRQLDRLHDLQSSHWNVLTDARFDALYAERVKVLADTESRMGLDPRWQIASHAVVLEHLIVGAIESAWPRSLLPLGKSRRKKLCELVAALVRAAFVDTEIAVSLRFNALRQQHQRQLSEQRKSDETEVTGLFQDFLGALADGDLAARLPESAPEAYRSIGTGLNAALDRIQESLLAVDKRAAAAEALARSLRDRAAEFSGKAGGEAEALSGHVALLDSMTERLRSGSIRIGETEVAASETRVAVERSGEIAGQAISAMADIEASAEKIGQIIGAIDEIAFQTNLLALNAGIEAARAGESGRGFAVVAQEVRALAQRSGEAAREIKHLVSGTKAQVETGVEIVGRTQDAISSIVEQVTSISAAVSGVARDAENQVSDLAATASEIGGISQAMGQSAALAGETLASSDDLHSVILELGRTVRRFRFERQAGSAATAFPRPPALPPQVREDDPAMLFSDDTVCERRFAG, from the coding sequence GTGAAGCAGGAAACGTCAGAACAGGCAAGAAAGGGCCAGGCGGGCAGCCTGCTCGATCGGCTTCGCTTCGCCGGCCTTGACGAGAACGTCTGCACGCTTCTGCGCGATCACCGCCAGGCTCTTTCACCGCGCATCGAGCTTGCGCTGCGTGATCTTTTCCAGCGCCTGCAGACCCACCCGGACGCCGCCCGCCACTTCGATAGCGATCGCCAGCTCGACCGTCTGCACGACCTGCAATCCTCGCATTGGAACGTGTTGACCGACGCCCGTTTCGACGCGCTCTATGCCGAGCGCGTGAAGGTTCTGGCCGATACGGAAAGCCGAATGGGGCTTGATCCGCGTTGGCAGATTGCGAGCCACGCGGTTGTACTGGAACATCTGATCGTCGGCGCCATCGAGAGTGCCTGGCCCAGATCACTGCTTCCCCTCGGCAAGAGCCGCAGGAAAAAGCTTTGCGAACTGGTCGCCGCCCTTGTTCGCGCCGCATTCGTCGATACCGAGATCGCGGTTTCCCTGCGTTTCAATGCCTTGCGTCAGCAACACCAGCGCCAGCTGTCGGAGCAGCGCAAAAGCGATGAGACCGAAGTGACCGGCCTTTTCCAGGATTTCCTTGGCGCTCTTGCCGATGGCGACCTTGCGGCCCGTCTCCCCGAAAGCGCGCCGGAGGCCTATCGTTCGATCGGCACGGGCCTTAACGCGGCATTGGACCGGATCCAGGAGTCGCTGCTGGCGGTGGATAAGCGTGCCGCGGCGGCAGAGGCGCTGGCGCGGAGCCTGCGTGACCGGGCTGCCGAGTTCTCCGGCAAGGCCGGCGGCGAGGCCGAAGCGCTGTCCGGCCATGTCGCGCTGCTCGACAGCATGACCGAGCGCTTGCGCTCCGGGTCGATCCGCATCGGCGAGACCGAGGTTGCGGCGAGCGAGACACGGGTTGCGGTCGAGCGCAGCGGCGAGATTGCCGGCCAGGCGATTTCGGCCATGGCGGATATCGAGGCCTCGGCGGAGAAGATCGGACAGATCATCGGCGCCATCGACGAGATTGCCTTCCAGACCAATCTACTGGCCCTGAATGCAGGCATCGAGGCCGCCCGTGCCGGCGAAAGCGGGCGGGGCTTCGCGGTGGTGGCGCAGGAGGTTCGGGCTCTCGCCCAGCGCTCCGGCGAAGCGGCGCGCGAAATCAAGCACCTCGTCAGCGGCACGAAGGCACAGGTCGAAACCGGAGTCGAAATCGTCGGCCGCACGCAGGATGCAATCAGCAGCATTGTCGAACAGGTAACTTCCATCAGTGCCGCGGTTTCCGGTGTCGCCCGGGACGCGGAGAACCAGGTGAGCGATCTCGCCGCCACGGCTTCCGAGATCGGCGGCATCTCGCAGGCGATGGGCCAGAGTGCGGCACTCGCAGGCGAGACGCTGGCGTCGTCGGACGATCTCCACAGCGTCATCCTGGAATTGGGCCGGACGGTTCGCCGCTTCCGTTTCGAGCGGCAGGCGGGATCGGCGGCGACCGCTTTCCCCCGTCCGCCCGCTCTGCCGCCGCAGGTCCGTGAAGACGACCCGGCAATGCTGTTCAGCGACGATACCGTCTGCGAGCGGCGGTTCGCCGGCTGA
- a CDS encoding chemotaxis protein CheW: MTYAAKNLTTGGRELIAFRVGDQEFCVNIMSVREIRGWTPATPMPHAPPYMLGVINLRGAVLPIIDFSARLGMKAAEPTVRHVIIVAQVNTRVVGLLVDAVSDILTVADSDIQPTPEIASDFERSFARGVLAIEGRMICLVELDSVFPNEEREAA, encoded by the coding sequence ATGACCTATGCCGCAAAAAATCTGACCACTGGCGGACGGGAGCTGATCGCTTTCCGCGTCGGCGACCAGGAATTCTGCGTCAACATCATGTCGGTTCGCGAAATACGCGGCTGGACGCCCGCGACGCCGATGCCGCATGCGCCGCCCTACATGCTGGGCGTCATCAATCTGCGTGGGGCGGTGCTGCCGATCATCGATTTCTCGGCCCGGCTCGGCATGAAGGCGGCCGAGCCGACGGTGAGGCATGTGATCATCGTAGCCCAAGTGAACACCAGGGTGGTGGGACTGCTGGTCGACGCCGTTTCCGATATCCTCACGGTCGCCGATTCCGATATCCAGCCCACGCCCGAGATCGCTTCCGACTTCGAAAGAAGCTTTGCCCGCGGAGTGCTGGCGATCGAGGGGCGCATGATCTGCCTGGTCGAACTCGATTCGGTCTTCCCGAATGAGGAAAGGGAAGCGGCATGA
- a CDS encoding chemotaxis protein CheA translates to MDMNEIKEIFFQECEEQLAELESGLLKLNDGDRDPETVNAVFRAVHSIKGGAGAFGLDDLVSFAHVFETTLDCVRSNRLEPTQDVLKVMLRSADVLSDLTNAARDGGSVDEARSRQLINELEALANGELPQPAAEAVKAAPVAEVPRPTMNEEGFQPVAFNFDEFESSEAPTIEPSTFEIVFKPKSELYSKGNDATLLLRDLSRLGEMSIHCDMDELPALDGMNPEAAYFSWKISLKTDKGEDAIRTVFEFAEWDCDLDVTLADESAGAREELPMHPVPFDLSLLDEDAPLTPAEDEDQSAEQQHELRDAAISAAATANKVVQMAQTAARAPAETAKSAAPAPVSAAQAASQQTASAATPTIRVDLDRVDRLINLVGELVINQAMLSQSVIENDTNGTSSINMGLEELQQLTREIQDSVMAIRAQPVKPVFQRMSRIVREIADMTGKSVRLVTEGENTEVDKTVIDKLAEPLTHMIRNAVDHGLETPEKRVAAGKTPEGTVRLTAKHRSGRIVIELADDGAGINREKVRQKAIDNDLIAADANLSDEEVDNLIFHAGFSTADKISDISGRGVGMDVVKRSIQALGGRINISSRPGQGSTFTMSLPLTLAVLDGMVVTVANQTLVVPLTAIVETLQPEASAIHSFGASQRLISIRNSFCPLVDVGRILNFRATQANPVEGVALLVESEGGGQRALMVDAIQGQRQVVIKSLEANYTHVPGIAAATILGDGRVALILDVDAIVSASRGQSLKPEMTLAAAG, encoded by the coding sequence ATGGATATGAACGAAATCAAAGAGATATTCTTCCAGGAATGCGAGGAGCAACTCGCTGAACTGGAATCGGGTCTCCTTAAGCTCAACGACGGTGATCGCGATCCCGAAACGGTCAATGCCGTCTTTCGCGCAGTCCACTCCATCAAGGGCGGCGCGGGTGCGTTTGGGCTGGATGACCTCGTCTCGTTTGCACACGTTTTCGAGACGACGCTCGATTGCGTTCGATCCAACAGGCTGGAACCCACCCAGGACGTGCTGAAAGTCATGCTCCGTTCGGCGGACGTGCTTTCGGACCTGACGAACGCCGCACGCGACGGCGGCAGCGTCGACGAGGCCCGCAGCCGCCAGCTGATCAACGAACTCGAGGCGCTGGCGAATGGCGAGCTGCCGCAGCCGGCGGCCGAAGCCGTCAAGGCGGCGCCCGTCGCGGAGGTGCCGCGGCCCACCATGAACGAGGAAGGCTTCCAGCCGGTTGCCTTCAACTTCGATGAGTTCGAATCGAGTGAGGCGCCGACGATTGAGCCATCCACTTTCGAGATCGTCTTCAAGCCGAAGTCGGAGCTCTATTCGAAGGGCAATGATGCGACGCTGCTTCTTCGTGACCTTTCGCGCCTCGGCGAGATGAGCATCCATTGCGACATGGACGAGTTGCCGGCGCTTGATGGCATGAACCCCGAAGCGGCCTATTTCAGCTGGAAGATTTCGCTGAAGACGGACAAGGGCGAAGACGCGATCCGCACCGTGTTCGAATTCGCCGAATGGGACTGCGACCTCGATGTAACGCTCGCTGACGAGTCCGCCGGAGCGCGCGAAGAGCTGCCGATGCACCCGGTTCCTTTCGATCTGTCGCTGCTCGACGAGGATGCGCCGCTCACGCCGGCCGAAGACGAAGACCAGAGCGCGGAGCAGCAACACGAGCTGCGCGATGCAGCTATTTCGGCTGCTGCGACCGCGAACAAGGTGGTGCAGATGGCGCAGACCGCCGCGCGTGCGCCCGCCGAGACCGCGAAGAGCGCGGCACCCGCGCCCGTTTCTGCCGCACAGGCGGCAAGCCAGCAGACTGCCTCGGCCGCCACGCCGACGATCCGAGTGGATCTCGATCGCGTCGATCGCCTCATCAACCTCGTCGGCGAACTCGTGATCAACCAGGCGATGTTGTCGCAAAGCGTCATCGAGAACGACACCAATGGCACGTCCTCGATCAATATGGGCCTCGAGGAGCTGCAACAGCTCACCCGCGAGATCCAGGACAGCGTCATGGCGATCCGCGCCCAGCCGGTAAAGCCGGTCTTCCAGCGCATGTCCCGCATCGTCCGCGAAATCGCCGACATGACCGGCAAGTCCGTGCGCCTCGTGACAGAGGGCGAAAACACGGAAGTGGACAAGACGGTCATCGACAAGCTGGCCGAGCCGCTGACGCACATGATCCGCAACGCCGTCGACCACGGCCTCGAAACGCCCGAGAAGCGCGTCGCCGCGGGCAAGACCCCGGAAGGCACGGTGCGGCTTACGGCGAAGCATCGCTCCGGCCGTATCGTCATCGAGCTTGCCGACGACGGTGCCGGCATCAATCGCGAGAAGGTGCGTCAGAAGGCGATCGACAATGATTTGATCGCCGCTGATGCCAATCTCTCGGACGAGGAAGTCGACAACCTCATCTTCCATGCGGGCTTTTCGACCGCCGACAAGATTTCCGACATCTCCGGCCGCGGCGTCGGCATGGATGTCGTCAAGCGCTCGATTCAGGCGCTCGGCGGCCGCATCAACATCTCCTCGAGGCCGGGGCAGGGCTCGACCTTCACGATGAGCCTGCCGCTGACGCTCGCCGTGCTGGACGGCATGGTGGTGACCGTCGCCAACCAGACCCTCGTGGTGCCGCTGACCGCCATCGTCGAAACGCTCCAGCCGGAAGCCTCCGCCATCCACAGCTTCGGCGCAAGCCAGCGCCTGATCTCGATCCGCAATTCCTTTTGCCCGCTGGTCGATGTCGGCCGGATTCTGAACTTCCGCGCCACGCAGGCCAACCCGGTCGAAGGCGTGGCCCTGCTGGTCGAGTCCGAAGGCGGGGGGCAGCGCGCCCTCATGGTGGATGCAATCCAGGGACAGCGCCAGGTCGTCATCAAGAGCCTCGAGGCAAACTACACCCATGTTCCGGGCATTGCGGCGGCGACTATTCTCGGCGACGGGCGCGTGGCGCTCATCCTCGACGTCGACGCCATCGTTTCTGCATCGCGCGGACAGTCCCTCAAACCTGAAATGACCCTTGCTGCAGCCGGATGA
- a CDS encoding STAS domain-containing protein, translating into MARKNTARKTLKLAPVLDLNEAAALHEKLLALKGGPVEIDASAVERIGALCAQVLIAGARSWKEDQSSFTFSQVSDAFVKTTQLIGVDIAPLMAKEI; encoded by the coding sequence ATGGCCAGGAAAAACACCGCAAGAAAAACGCTCAAGCTCGCTCCCGTGCTGGATTTGAACGAGGCGGCCGCGCTGCACGAAAAGCTCCTGGCGTTGAAGGGCGGCCCGGTCGAGATCGACGCTTCCGCTGTCGAGCGGATCGGAGCGCTTTGTGCGCAAGTGCTGATCGCCGGCGCAAGAAGCTGGAAAGAGGATCAGTCGTCCTTCACCTTTTCGCAGGTTTCGGATGCCTTCGTTAAAACGACACAGCTCATCGGGGTGGACATTGCGCCCCTGATGGCAAAGGAGATTTGA